In Polaromonas sp. JS666, one genomic interval encodes:
- a CDS encoding NAD-dependent succinate-semialdehyde dehydrogenase, producing the protein MTYPNTQLFIAGEWQEAADGRSLAVFNPATGKEIGRVAHAAKVDLDRALAAAQQGFETWRKVPAFERSKIMRRAAGLMRERAGEIAAVLTQEQGKPLAEAKVEAMAAADIIEWFAEEGFRVYGRVVPSRNLATRQLVLKDPVGPVAAFTPWNFPINQAVRKLSAALATGCSIIVKAPEETPAGPAALIQAFADAGIPAGVIGLVYGNPAEISGYLIPHPVIRKITFTGSTPVGKQLAALAGQHMKRVTMELGGHAPVIVAEDADVELAVKAAGGAKFRNAGQVCISPTRFLVHESIRNDFAAALVKHAQGLKVGDGLGEGIQMGPLANPRRLTAMAEFTQDAVQRGAKVAAGGERIGDLGNFWAPTVLTDVPLDAKVFNDEPFGPMAAIRSFNTLDEAIAEANRLPFGLAGYAFTRSLKNAHALSQHVEVGMLWINQPAAPWPEMPFGGVKDSGYGSEGGPEALEAYLNTRAVSIMNV; encoded by the coding sequence ATGACCTACCCCAACACCCAATTGTTCATCGCCGGCGAATGGCAGGAGGCAGCCGACGGCCGCAGCCTGGCCGTCTTCAATCCGGCCACCGGCAAGGAAATCGGCCGTGTGGCCCATGCGGCCAAAGTCGACCTGGACCGTGCCCTGGCGGCCGCGCAGCAGGGGTTTGAAACCTGGCGCAAGGTTCCGGCGTTCGAGCGCAGCAAGATCATGCGCCGGGCGGCGGGCCTGATGCGCGAACGCGCCGGCGAGATCGCGGCGGTTTTGACGCAGGAGCAGGGCAAGCCCCTGGCCGAGGCCAAGGTCGAGGCCATGGCCGCGGCCGACATCATCGAGTGGTTTGCCGAGGAAGGCTTTCGCGTCTATGGCCGCGTCGTGCCGTCGCGCAACCTGGCCACGCGCCAGCTGGTGCTGAAGGACCCCGTCGGGCCGGTGGCCGCCTTCACCCCCTGGAACTTCCCGATCAACCAGGCGGTGCGCAAGCTGTCGGCCGCGCTGGCCACGGGTTGCTCCATCATCGTCAAGGCGCCGGAGGAAACACCGGCCGGACCAGCCGCGCTGATCCAGGCCTTTGCCGACGCGGGCATTCCGGCCGGCGTGATCGGCCTGGTGTACGGCAACCCGGCCGAAATCTCGGGCTACCTGATCCCGCACCCGGTGATCCGCAAGATCACCTTCACCGGTTCCACCCCGGTGGGCAAGCAGCTCGCTGCCCTGGCGGGCCAGCACATGAAGCGCGTGACGATGGAGCTGGGCGGTCACGCGCCCGTGATCGTGGCCGAAGACGCCGATGTCGAGCTGGCGGTCAAGGCCGCCGGCGGCGCCAAGTTCCGCAACGCCGGGCAGGTGTGCATTTCGCCCACGCGCTTTCTGGTGCATGAAAGCATCCGCAACGACTTTGCGGCGGCACTGGTCAAGCACGCGCAAGGCCTCAAGGTCGGTGACGGCCTGGGCGAAGGCATCCAGATGGGGCCGCTGGCCAACCCGCGCCGGTTGACGGCCATGGCCGAGTTCACACAGGACGCGGTACAGCGCGGCGCCAAGGTGGCCGCGGGTGGCGAGCGCATCGGTGACTTGGGCAATTTCTGGGCGCCCACCGTGCTGACCGACGTGCCGCTGGACGCCAAGGTGTTCAACGACGAGCCCTTCGGCCCCATGGCGGCCATCCGCAGCTTCAATACGCTGGACGAAGCCATCGCCGAAGCCAACCGCTTGCCCTTTGGTCTGGCGGGCTACGCGTTCACGCGCTCACTGAAGAATGCGCACGCGCTGTCGCAGCACGTGGAGGTCGGCATGCTGTGGATCAACCAGCCCGCAGCGCCTTGGCCCGAGATGCCCTTTGGCGGCGTCAAGGATTCCGGCTACGGCTCCGAAGGCGGGCCGGAAGCTTTGGAGGCCTACCTGAACACGCGGGCCGTGTCGATCATGAACGTTTGA
- a CDS encoding LysE family translocator, with product MLGSFVGVADYGAFVVAIIVFLLIPGPGNLALITSTGKGGIPGGLGATLGVIAGDQVLLWAAVAGVAAVMAAYPTAFHAVQWMGAIYLTWLGIKMLIAKPGDAPLLQIKPRHYFRQAVLITLLNPKAIVFYMAFFPLFVDPAQHQGLKTFGVMAATIAVLTFLYGLTSVMLTYHLAERIRANPQISAVLNKLAGVFLIGFGLKLAVSK from the coding sequence ATGCTGGGCTCATTCGTCGGTGTTGCCGATTACGGCGCTTTTGTTGTCGCGATCATTGTGTTTCTGTTGATTCCCGGGCCCGGCAACCTGGCGCTGATCACCTCGACCGGCAAGGGCGGAATTCCGGGTGGACTGGGAGCCACCTTGGGCGTGATTGCCGGCGACCAGGTCTTGCTCTGGGCGGCCGTGGCTGGGGTGGCCGCCGTGATGGCTGCCTACCCGACGGCTTTTCATGCCGTGCAGTGGATGGGTGCCATTTACCTGACCTGGCTGGGCATCAAGATGCTGATCGCCAAGCCCGGCGATGCACCCCTCCTGCAAATCAAGCCGCGTCATTATTTCCGCCAGGCCGTGCTGATCACCTTGCTCAACCCCAAGGCGATCGTTTTCTACATGGCCTTCTTCCCGCTGTTTGTCGATCCGGCACAGCACCAGGGCCTGAAGACTTTTGGCGTGATGGCGGCGACGATTGCCGTCCTGACCTTCCTGTATGGCCTGACCTCGGTCATGCTGACCTATCACCTCGCGGAACGCATTCGCGCCAACCCGCAGATCTCTGCCGTCCTGAACAAGCTGGCAGGCGTTTTCCTGATCGGCTTTGGCCTGAAGCTGGCGGTTTCCAAATGA
- a CDS encoding TRAP transporter substrate-binding protein, translated as MTPRSRSSRSSRAVLAASALLMALAGTASAQTILKIGYTPPKDSHYGVGATTFCDEVEKGTQERYKCQHFPSSALGGEREMIESVQLGTQDLVNTSTGPLGNFVPETRIVDIPFLFRDYEHARKVMDGAIGQDLLKKMQAKGLIGLAWTENGFRHMTNSKRPILQASDAAGLKVRTMENKVHMDGYKTFGLLPTPMAFPELFTALQQGTVDGQENPIPVILSSKFSQVQKHLSLTGHVYSPAVLILSSRVWDKLSEADKKVFVAAAQKATVAQRKRVNDDEANGITQLKKDGMQVVEKVDGESFRKAVAPAYAGFAKEFGAERIAAIQAVK; from the coding sequence ATGACCCCACGTTCCCGCTCTTCCCGCTCTTCCCGCGCGGTACTCGCCGCCTCTGCACTCCTGATGGCGCTGGCCGGCACGGCCAGCGCCCAGACCATCCTGAAGATCGGCTACACGCCGCCCAAGGACTCGCATTACGGCGTGGGCGCCACGACGTTCTGCGACGAAGTGGAGAAGGGCACGCAAGAGCGTTACAAGTGCCAGCATTTCCCCAGTTCGGCGCTGGGTGGCGAGCGCGAGATGATCGAATCGGTGCAGCTCGGCACTCAGGATCTGGTCAATACCTCGACCGGCCCGCTGGGCAACTTCGTGCCCGAGACCCGTATCGTGGACATTCCCTTCCTGTTCCGCGACTACGAGCACGCCCGCAAGGTGATGGATGGTGCGATCGGCCAGGACCTGCTGAAAAAGATGCAGGCCAAGGGCCTGATCGGCCTGGCATGGACAGAAAACGGCTTTCGCCACATGACGAACAGCAAGCGGCCTATCCTGCAGGCGAGTGATGCGGCCGGCCTGAAGGTTCGCACCATGGAGAACAAGGTCCACATGGACGGCTACAAGACCTTCGGCCTGCTGCCTACACCGATGGCCTTTCCGGAACTGTTCACGGCGCTGCAGCAGGGCACGGTGGACGGCCAGGAGAACCCGATACCGGTGATCCTTTCGTCCAAGTTCTCGCAGGTCCAGAAACACCTCTCGCTGACGGGCCATGTCTATTCACCAGCGGTGCTGATCCTGTCGTCCAGGGTCTGGGACAAGCTGTCCGAGGCCGATAAAAAGGTCTTCGTTGCGGCGGCGCAGAAAGCCACGGTCGCGCAGCGCAAACGCGTCAACGACGACGAGGCCAACGGCATCACCCAGCTGAAGAAGGACGGCATGCAGGTGGTTGAAAAGGTCGACGGAGAAAGTTTCCGCAAGGCCGTGGCGCCTGCCTACGCCGGCTTCGCCAAGGAGTTCGGTGCCGAGCGCATCGCCGCCATCCAGGCCGTGAAATAA
- a CDS encoding Vgb family protein produces MTRKTLNDKPEVKARPAEIVREYGFPGVNDVAGVTHDGQRVWAATGAKLIAFDPASGEQTRTLECAGDAGTAFDGTHLYQIAETRIDKIDPATGKVVATIPAPGSGSDSGLTWAEGSLWVGQYRDRKIHQVDPKTGAIQRTIESNRFVTGVTWVDGELWHGTWEGDDSEIRRIDPQSGAVLERLEMPHGVGVSGLESDGADLFYCGGGKSGKVRAVRRPKAA; encoded by the coding sequence ATGACCCGCAAGACCCTCAACGACAAACCCGAAGTCAAGGCGCGCCCCGCCGAGATCGTGCGCGAATACGGCTTTCCTGGCGTCAATGACGTCGCCGGCGTCACCCACGACGGCCAGCGCGTCTGGGCCGCGACCGGCGCAAAGCTGATTGCCTTTGACCCCGCCAGCGGCGAACAGACGCGCACGCTGGAGTGTGCTGGTGACGCCGGCACCGCCTTCGACGGCACGCACCTCTACCAGATCGCCGAGACGCGCATCGACAAGATCGACCCGGCCACCGGCAAGGTGGTGGCGACCATCCCGGCGCCCGGCAGCGGAAGCGACTCGGGCCTGACCTGGGCAGAAGGCAGCCTGTGGGTGGGCCAGTACCGCGACCGCAAAATCCACCAGGTCGACCCGAAGACAGGTGCCATCCAGCGCACGATTGAATCCAACCGCTTCGTCACCGGCGTGACCTGGGTGGACGGCGAGCTGTGGCACGGCACCTGGGAAGGCGACGACAGCGAGATCCGCCGCATCGACCCGCAAAGCGGCGCCGTCCTCGAGCGGCTGGAGATGCCGCACGGCGTCGGCGTCAGCGGCCTGGAGTCTGACGGCGCAGACCTCTTTTATTGCGGCGGCGGAAAGAGCGGAAAAGTCCGCGCCGTGCGGCGGCCCAAGGCCGCATAG
- a CDS encoding phosphogluconate dehydrogenase C-terminal domain-containing protein translates to MKTTIALFGAGGKMGVRLARNLQGSDYRVRHVEVGAVGRQRLKDELGVDCVSVDAALDGAGVVILAVPDTLIGKVAAEISPKLQPGTMVITLDAAAPFAGHLPDRPDLVYFVAHPCHPPIFNDESTSEARRDFFGGAHAKQSIVSALMQGTDADFELGEAVAKVIYQPILRSYRLTVEQMALLEPGLSETVCATLLDVMREAMDEVVARGVPKDAARDFLLGHMTILGAVIFKEIPGQFSDACNKAIAFGKPRLMRDDWKKVFDHDEIADSIRRIT, encoded by the coding sequence ATGAAGACAACAATCGCGCTGTTTGGCGCGGGCGGAAAAATGGGGGTTCGGCTGGCCAGGAACCTGCAGGGCTCGGACTACCGGGTGCGCCATGTCGAGGTCGGCGCCGTTGGCCGGCAGCGCCTGAAGGACGAACTGGGCGTCGACTGCGTGTCAGTGGATGCCGCGCTGGACGGCGCCGGGGTGGTGATCCTGGCTGTTCCCGACACCCTGATCGGCAAGGTCGCCGCCGAGATTTCGCCGAAGCTGCAGCCTGGCACCATGGTGATCACGCTGGACGCCGCCGCGCCCTTTGCCGGCCACCTGCCGGACCGGCCGGACCTGGTCTACTTCGTCGCCCATCCCTGCCACCCGCCCATCTTCAATGACGAAAGCACGAGCGAAGCGCGGCGCGACTTCTTTGGCGGCGCGCATGCCAAGCAGTCCATCGTCAGCGCCCTGATGCAGGGCACGGACGCAGACTTTGAATTGGGCGAGGCGGTGGCCAAGGTGATTTACCAGCCCATCCTGCGCTCCTATCGCCTCACGGTAGAGCAGATGGCTTTGCTGGAGCCCGGCCTGTCCGAAACCGTCTGCGCCACGCTGCTCGACGTGATGCGCGAAGCGATGGACGAGGTGGTGGCGCGTGGCGTGCCCAAGGACGCTGCCCGCGACTTCCTGCTGGGCCACATGACCATTCTGGGTGCGGTGATCTTCAAGGAGATCCCGGGCCAGTTTTCCGATGCCTGCAACAAGGCGATTGCCTTCGGCAAGCCGCGCCTGATGCGCGACGACTGGAAAAAAGTCTTCGACCACGACGAGATCGCCGACAGCATCCGCCGCATCACCTGA
- a CDS encoding TRAP transporter small permease: MTPPSAPGLAMPLASQGRAAGITAALRAGVLALDRRTTELALHVGCLLLAVICGLGMWQVVTRFVLSQPSTWTEEAMRRLLIWCVMLGVVVAFRRGALVSVDLMLRVSRGWWRHTVRSLITLASLAFLATLLWFGIELTWRVRFQTFASMELSMAWAYAALPVGAALSVLAVLAQHIDPMNEELENAQ, translated from the coding sequence ATGACGCCTCCGTCAGCTCCTGGCCTGGCGATGCCTCTGGCAAGCCAGGGCCGGGCGGCCGGCATCACCGCGGCCCTGCGGGCGGGTGTGCTCGCCCTCGACCGGCGGACCACCGAGTTGGCGCTGCATGTCGGCTGCCTGCTGCTGGCCGTGATCTGCGGCCTCGGGATGTGGCAGGTGGTCACGCGGTTTGTGCTGTCGCAACCATCCACCTGGACCGAGGAGGCAATGCGGCGCCTGCTGATCTGGTGCGTGATGCTGGGGGTGGTGGTGGCATTTCGCCGCGGCGCGCTGGTGTCGGTGGACCTGATGCTGCGCGTATCGCGCGGCTGGTGGCGCCACACCGTGCGCAGCCTGATCACGCTGGCCTCGCTGGCCTTTCTCGCCACGCTGTTGTGGTTCGGCATCGAACTCACGTGGCGGGTGCGCTTCCAGACCTTTGCCAGCATGGAGCTGTCGATGGCCTGGGCCTATGCCGCGCTGCCTGTGGGCGCCGCCCTGAGCGTGCTGGCCGTGCTCGCGCAGCACATCGATCCGATGAACGAAGAACTCGAGAACGCCCAGTAG
- a CDS encoding RBBP9/YdeN family alpha/beta hydrolase yields MNPRNVLILPGWQNSGPEHWQSRWERAHGFTRVEQHDWERPLRGDWIARLEDVLLSCDEPAVLVAHSLGCIHVAAWAAHSRNTHRVKAALLVAPPDVEQDGVREMLPSWSPIPLQTLPFKTMLFASSDDPFCAPERARRFAAAWGAELMDAGARGHLNAESGLADWPQAYAELQHLTRL; encoded by the coding sequence ATGAACCCCCGCAATGTCCTGATCCTTCCCGGCTGGCAGAACAGTGGCCCCGAGCACTGGCAGAGCCGCTGGGAGCGGGCGCATGGCTTCACGCGCGTGGAGCAGCATGACTGGGAGCGTCCGCTGCGTGGCGACTGGATCGCGCGGCTGGAAGACGTGCTGCTGTCGTGTGACGAACCCGCCGTGCTGGTGGCGCACAGCCTGGGCTGCATCCATGTGGCGGCATGGGCCGCGCACTCCCGCAACACGCACCGCGTGAAAGCCGCGCTATTGGTGGCGCCGCCCGATGTCGAGCAGGACGGCGTGCGCGAGATGCTGCCGAGCTGGTCGCCGATTCCGCTGCAGACACTGCCTTTTAAAACCATGCTGTTTGCCAGCAGCGACGATCCGTTTTGCGCCCCGGAGCGCGCCCGCCGGTTTGCGGCCGCGTGGGGTGCCGAGCTGATGGATGCCGGCGCGCGCGGCCACCTCAATGCCGAGAGCGGCCTGGCTGACTGGCCGCAAGCCTATGCCGAATTGCAGCACCTGACGCGCTTGTGA
- a CDS encoding glutathione S-transferase family protein produces MTLPMTPTITAFERSPDRGRGLARDMRVRWALEEVGQPYEVRLVSFGAMKEPAHRALHPFGQIPTYEDGDLALFESGAIVFHIAERHAGLLPDDANARARAITWMFAALNTVEPPILDRGIATLLEHNKPWYGERLPILEDRVRVRLGELSSRLGRANWLDDAFSAGDLLMVTVLRRLNGSGLLEKYPNLSAYVARGEARPAYKRAFDAQLAVFTGKPPTG; encoded by the coding sequence ATGACCCTTCCGATGACCCCTACCATTACTGCCTTTGAACGGTCGCCCGATCGCGGCAGGGGACTGGCGCGTGACATGCGCGTTCGCTGGGCGCTTGAAGAAGTGGGCCAACCTTACGAGGTTCGTCTTGTTTCGTTCGGGGCGATGAAGGAACCCGCGCATCGAGCGCTTCATCCTTTCGGGCAGATTCCGACCTATGAAGACGGTGATCTTGCGCTGTTCGAGTCGGGGGCGATCGTGTTCCATATCGCAGAGCGTCATGCGGGCCTGCTGCCTGACGATGCGAATGCCCGGGCGCGCGCGATCACATGGATGTTTGCCGCGCTCAACACGGTGGAGCCGCCGATCCTTGATCGCGGAATCGCCACGCTCCTGGAGCACAACAAACCCTGGTATGGGGAGCGCCTGCCTATCCTCGAGGATCGCGTCCGTGTACGGCTGGGCGAACTTTCCAGTCGGCTCGGGCGTGCCAACTGGCTCGACGATGCGTTCAGCGCCGGTGACCTGCTGATGGTGACGGTGCTGCGCAGGTTGAACGGATCAGGTCTACTGGAGAAATATCCGAACCTCTCTGCCTATGTCGCCCGTGGCGAAGCGCGGCCGGCCTACAAGCGTGCTTTCGACGCTCAATTGGCGGTTTTCACTGGCAAGCCACCGACCGGCTGA
- a CDS encoding pseudouridine-5'-phosphate glycosidase has protein sequence MVTNLAHSWLIRSAPVVAAQAAGRPLVALESTIIAHGMPYPENVRTAREVEAVIRDLGAEPATIALIGGRIRIGLSDDELELLGRSGQALKVSRRDLPAVLAGGGLGATTVAGTMICAALAGIEVFVTGGIGGVHRGAQETFDISADLQELARTSVAVVCAGAKSILDIALTLEYLETHGVPVLSCEQDNFAAFYTRDSGFRADFRLDDAAAQARFIRTKWDLGLAGGVVLSTPVPQAAAMAREEIDALTEQALAEAKAQGVTGKAVTPFLLARIKALTGGRSLATNIALVKHNAAVGARLALALARAERGAGHGAGAA, from the coding sequence ATGGTTACCAACCTTGCCCACTCCTGGTTGATCCGCAGCGCACCTGTGGTGGCTGCACAGGCCGCCGGCCGCCCGCTCGTGGCGCTGGAATCGACCATCATCGCTCACGGCATGCCCTACCCGGAAAACGTTCGCACCGCGCGCGAAGTGGAGGCCGTGATCCGCGACCTGGGCGCCGAGCCTGCGACCATCGCACTGATCGGCGGGCGCATCCGCATCGGCCTTTCCGATGACGAGCTGGAGCTGCTCGGCCGCTCGGGCCAGGCGCTCAAGGTCAGCCGCCGCGACCTGCCGGCCGTGCTGGCCGGCGGCGGGCTCGGCGCCACCACCGTGGCTGGCACGATGATCTGTGCCGCGCTGGCCGGCATCGAGGTGTTCGTCACCGGCGGCATTGGCGGCGTGCACCGCGGTGCGCAGGAAACCTTTGACATCTCGGCTGACCTGCAGGAACTGGCGAGGACCTCGGTGGCGGTGGTGTGTGCCGGTGCAAAGTCCATCCTGGACATAGCGCTCACGCTGGAATACCTGGAAACGCACGGCGTGCCGGTGCTCAGTTGCGAGCAGGACAACTTCGCCGCGTTCTACACGCGCGACAGTGGCTTTCGCGCGGACTTCAGGCTGGACGACGCGGCGGCGCAGGCACGCTTCATCCGCACCAAGTGGGACCTGGGCCTCGCGGGCGGCGTGGTCCTGAGCACGCCAGTGCCGCAAGCGGCAGCGATGGCGCGCGAGGAGATTGACGCGCTGACCGAGCAGGCGCTCGCCGAGGCCAAGGCACAAGGCGTCACCGGCAAGGCCGTGACACCCTTCCTGCTGGCCCGCATCAAGGCGCTGACGGGTGGCCGCAGCCTGGCGACCAACATCGCGCTCGTGAAACACAACGCCGCGGTGGGGGCCAGGCTGGCGCTGGCGTTGGCACGGGCGGAGCGTGGGGCAGGGCATGGGGCGGGCGCGGCGTAG
- a CDS encoding ParA family protein codes for MAKIFCVANQKGGVGKTTTTVNLAAGLAKVGQRVLMIDLDPQGNATMGSGVDKRKLELTVYDVLLESASVMEARVHSEKCGYDVLGANRELAGAEVELVEVERRERRLKLALNAVDKDYDFVLIDCPPSLSMLTLNGLCCAHGVIVPMQCEYFALEGLTDLVNTIKQVHANLNKDLQIIGLLRVMFDPRITLQQQVSEQLKEHFAEKVFNTVIPRNVRLAEAPSYGLPGVVFDPSSRGAQAFVTFAEEMVARIKGM; via the coding sequence ATGGCCAAAATATTTTGCGTTGCCAACCAAAAGGGCGGGGTGGGCAAGACCACCACCACGGTGAATCTGGCGGCGGGCTTGGCCAAGGTTGGCCAGCGCGTGCTGATGATTGACCTGGATCCCCAGGGCAATGCCACCATGGGTTCGGGCGTGGACAAGCGCAAGCTCGAACTCACCGTCTACGATGTGCTGCTGGAGTCGGCGTCTGTGATGGAAGCGCGCGTGCACAGCGAGAAATGCGGCTACGACGTGCTGGGCGCCAACCGCGAGCTGGCCGGTGCCGAGGTCGAACTGGTGGAGGTGGAGCGCCGCGAACGGCGGCTCAAGCTGGCCCTGAACGCCGTGGACAAAGACTACGACTTCGTGCTGATCGACTGCCCGCCGTCGCTGAGCATGCTCACCCTCAACGGCCTGTGTTGCGCGCATGGCGTGATCGTGCCGATGCAGTGCGAGTACTTTGCGCTCGAAGGCCTGACCGACCTGGTCAACACCATCAAGCAGGTGCATGCCAACCTCAACAAGGACTTGCAGATTATCGGCCTGCTGCGCGTGATGTTCGATCCGCGCATCACGCTGCAGCAGCAGGTCAGCGAGCAGCTCAAGGAACACTTTGCCGAGAAGGTGTTCAACACCGTGATCCCGCGCAATGTACGCCTGGCCGAAGCGCCCAGCTACGGCCTGCCCGGTGTGGTGTTCGACCCGTCTTCCCGAGGCGCGCAGGCCTTCGTCACGTTTGCCGAGGAAATGGTGGCGCGCATCAAGGGCATGTGA
- a CDS encoding zinc ribbon domain-containing protein YjdM has protein sequence MPTIPACPQCALENTYPDGDNYVCADCGHEWPMLETADADDSADAVVKDANGNVLADGDAVVLIKDLKVKGSSITLKMGTKVKSIRLVGGDHEVDCKMDAGSFMLKACYLRKA, from the coding sequence ATGCCCACTATCCCAGCCTGCCCCCAGTGCGCCCTGGAGAACACCTACCCGGACGGCGACAACTATGTTTGTGCCGACTGCGGCCATGAATGGCCCATGCTGGAGACCGCAGACGCTGATGACAGCGCCGACGCCGTGGTCAAGGACGCCAATGGCAACGTGCTGGCCGACGGCGACGCCGTGGTGCTCATCAAGGACCTGAAAGTCAAGGGTTCGTCCATCACCCTCAAAATGGGGACCAAGGTCAAAAGCATTCGCCTGGTCGGCGGCGACCATGAGGTGGACTGCAAAATGGACGCCGGCAGTTTCATGCTGAAAGCCTGCTACCTGAGGAAGGCCTGA
- a CDS encoding ParB/RepB/Spo0J family partition protein yields the protein MVTKKPKGLGRGLEALLGPKVSESGDVDNANSSATSPGLPATLRLADMVPGQYQPRTRMDEGALYELAESIKAQGIMQPILVRRLNSGAHDGKYEIIAGERRFRAAKIAGLDSVPVLVRDVPDESAAAMALIENIQREDLNPLEEAQGLQRLVKEFGLTHELAAQAVGRSRSAASNLLRLLNLADPVQTMLMAGDLDMGHARALLALDRATQITAANQISAKKMSVRETENLVKKLSAEFSLRPQKAAKEKSRDTRRVEEELADLLMAEVEVRVKKQVKRNGRHEEMGEVAIQFASMDELNGLIERLRGDK from the coding sequence ATGGTCACCAAAAAACCAAAAGGCCTGGGCCGCGGACTCGAAGCCCTGCTGGGCCCCAAGGTCAGCGAATCAGGGGACGTGGACAATGCCAACAGCAGCGCCACCAGTCCCGGCCTGCCGGCAACGCTGCGCCTGGCCGACATGGTGCCCGGCCAGTACCAGCCGCGCACCCGCATGGACGAGGGCGCGCTGTACGAACTGGCCGAGTCCATCAAGGCACAGGGCATCATGCAGCCCATCCTGGTGCGGCGGCTGAACAGCGGTGCGCACGACGGCAAGTACGAAATCATCGCCGGCGAGCGGCGCTTCCGAGCCGCCAAAATCGCCGGGCTGGACAGCGTGCCGGTGCTGGTGCGCGACGTGCCCGACGAGTCCGCCGCAGCCATGGCGCTGATTGAAAACATCCAGCGCGAAGACCTCAATCCGCTGGAAGAGGCCCAAGGCCTGCAACGCCTGGTGAAGGAGTTTGGGCTCACTCACGAACTGGCGGCGCAGGCCGTGGGGCGCTCGCGCAGCGCCGCCTCCAACCTGCTGCGCCTGCTCAATCTGGCCGACCCGGTGCAGACCATGCTGATGGCCGGCGACCTGGACATGGGCCACGCCCGAGCCTTGCTGGCGCTGGACCGCGCCACGCAAATCACCGCGGCCAACCAGATCTCGGCCAAGAAGATGTCGGTGCGCGAGACGGAAAACCTGGTCAAGAAACTCAGCGCCGAGTTCTCCCTGAGGCCGCAAAAAGCCGCCAAGGAAAAATCCCGCGACACCCGCCGCGTCGAAGAAGAGCTGGCCGACCTGCTGATGGCCGAGGTCGAAGTCCGCGTCAAAAAGCAGGTCAAGCGCAATGGCCGGCACGAAGAGATGGGCGAGGTGGCGATCCAGTTCGCTTCGATGGATGAGCTGAACGGGCTGATCGAGCGGCTGCGCGGCGATAAATAA
- a CDS encoding DUF899 domain-containing protein, which yields MSTATAEANKVKTVNHPVASRERWLAERKTLLAQEKELTRLRDQIASQRRGLPWVRIEKNYVFDAPEGRRALADLFEGRRQLMVQHFMFGPGWEQGCPSCSFMADHTAGMQIHLEHRDVTFVAVSRATLAEIERFRRRMGWQFKWVSSNSSDFNYDFHVSFKPEERVNGTVNYNYGMVEFPAEEAPGISLFYKDDAGEVFHTYSTYGRGVEVMMGTYNMLDLTPKGRDEHDGFYKMDWVRHHDRYETASAFTPAPEVASCCSAKA from the coding sequence ATGAGTACAGCAACTGCCGAAGCGAACAAAGTGAAGACCGTAAACCACCCCGTCGCGTCCAGGGAGCGATGGCTTGCCGAGCGCAAGACGCTGCTGGCGCAAGAGAAGGAGCTGACGCGCCTACGCGACCAGATCGCCAGCCAGCGCCGCGGGCTCCCCTGGGTTCGCATCGAGAAAAACTACGTCTTCGATGCGCCCGAAGGCCGGCGCGCGCTCGCCGACCTCTTCGAAGGGCGGCGCCAGCTGATGGTGCAGCACTTCATGTTCGGCCCCGGCTGGGAGCAGGGCTGCCCGAGCTGCTCCTTCATGGCCGACCACACCGCCGGCATGCAGATCCACCTGGAGCACCGCGACGTCACATTTGTGGCCGTCTCGCGCGCGACGCTGGCAGAGATCGAGCGTTTTCGCCGGCGCATGGGCTGGCAGTTCAAGTGGGTCTCTTCGAACAGCAGCGACTTCAACTACGACTTCCACGTGAGCTTCAAGCCCGAGGAACGGGTCAACGGCACCGTCAACTACAACTACGGCATGGTGGAATTCCCGGCCGAGGAAGCGCCCGGCATCAGCCTGTTCTACAAGGATGACGCGGGCGAAGTCTTCCACACCTACTCGACCTACGGGCGCGGTGTGGAAGTGATGATGGGCACCTACAACATGCTCGATCTCACGCCCAAGGGCCGAGATGAGCATGACGGGTTTTACAAGATGGACTGGGTGCGCCACCACGACCGCTACGAAACCGCGTCCGCATTTACGCCCGCGCCTGAAGTCGCTTCGTGCTGCAGCGCGAAGGCCTGA